The following DNA comes from Lentibacillus sp. Marseille-P4043.
TTGCAATCACAAATCGAGAATGTTGCAACTTGACACGGAGCCTCTGTGAGCATGAGTGATTAGCCAAGAAGCCAGCTGTAATAAGGCTTGGCTAAGTTGATCATGGTATCATACTCACTTCTCCGTATAAAGTCGCAACGGCTTAACCCCCTTGCAATACTCTCGACTTTTACTTTGCACTAAACATGGGACGAGTAATCGCAGTCCCAATCCTTTAGAAAACAGCCTAACAAATAAAAAAAGCCATACAAGCTGTATGGCTTTTTTTCTGTTCATTCCTTATTTCTTGGGTCATCTTCATTTGAGAAGTTTCTCTCTTCACCAAACTCAGTACCATAATTTATTCTGTTTGTCTGGATAGAGCTACCTCTAATTGTACTTTCATTTTCAACTGGATTAAACAATAAGCCTATACAAAATAAACCACTTATGCCAACAAGTGCATAGACAACCCTTGATAAAGGAGCAGCCTGACCACCAAAAATTGCGGCAACCAAATCAAATTGAAAAAAACCAATTAGCCCCCAATTAATTGCACCAATGATTACTAAGGCTAGCGCGATTCGCTTTAAGACATCCATATTTTTTCACCTCCAAACCCTTTTAAGGGACCTATCCCACTTCTGGAGTTACAGGATAGAGTCAATCTTATCTTTTGCTATTGCTAATTTATTAATACTGATGATGGAAATATAATTTGGGGGTTCATGAAATGTTTAAAAAGGCAAGGCCAGAACGCTCTAGTATTTACCTTCACATGAAGTGATTTAACAGCAAATAACTAAATAAAACAACACGTAAATGGATATATAAAATACTAAAGATCTACACCCGTTGATTCTTCTAAGGTTATTCGTAACAGTCGATAAAGGATATATATTCCTATATAAGAACCAGTAATTAGAAAAAAGGGATTTAAGAAAATAGCGTGAATGGTAGTCATAAAAACCATATTATCTTTAATGATTTGATGAATGGATAGAGAGGCAATATTTCCAAATATAAGCGCAGATATGATTGCAGCTAAATTAAAAACGAATCGAAACTTTATCCAGCGCTTTTGTAAATAGAACATAATAATAGGTGTTGCAATACTTCCGGCAACCAATAAAACCCTCACAATATCACTCCCCTTCAGGAACTAGTATGAACATCATGTGAAAATCCAATCTTGTTCATTGATGGAAATATCTTGGTATTTTATTGATTGATAAGTAAATAATACCAATAACCATAGTTAAAAGGAGTGAATGTTGTTGATCGAATTACAAACAGAACTTGAAGGAAAGAAAACCTATTACCGTAACGTGCTGAAGCATTCGAAACGTCTTGATTATACTTTAGGTGGGTGCTGGGATTACCATAAGGGATGCTTAGATTCGATTTTGTGGCGTGAAGCGGGAGAAACAATTTATCTAAGACTCCCTTTTAAAGTATTAGAAGGAGAATTGGATCGCCCTAATGCCTTAATTGAATTTGAAAAACCGTATGTCATCAAGCATGTAGTCAATACCGGATTAGATAAGGATGTCAACGCTTTGGCTACCGTTTCCGGGTTTAGCCAATTTCAAGATCCATTGGACCAAGACGGACGTATAAAAGATAAAAATGAATGGGAAGAAAATGGTGAACAAGCTGTAGATCAAATAGTGGATCAGGTTAGTTTTTTGTAAGAATAAATATTTTTCATTTTAAGCAAAAAAAGATATATAAATGAAGAAGGGATGAAGCAAAAAAGCGACATCCCTTCCTGTGTTATTTGGAATTTTTGACTAAGTTTATCATTGTACTTGCCAAAGCTTGCTTTTGATTTTCATCAGCTGAATTCCAAAGATCACTCAATAATCGTTGCTCATCATTTTTTGGATCAACATTAGCTGCCAAATAGTCTCCAACCTCAGTAGCAATACTATTCATCGATTCTCCATCCATGCCTTTATTTTGTGCGTCTTGAAGGCGGCTACCAAGAAATTCCTTCCATCCGTCAAAATTGTCTAATACTGACATAGCTATCCCTCCATAAATTTATTTACGGGTTTCCATCTTACCAACAATTTAGACCTCTCAAGAAAAGGGAATTTGAAATCCTCCCCTTGCGTTTTTATTATGTAAGTAATTTAAATATATATACAGGTGAGATCTAATAAAAATATGTCAATAAAAGTGTTAAAAGATTAATGATCATTTCACAACTAAGCACCGGAATATGGTGAAATTTGTTATTGCGTAATCCGCATTTATCTACAAGAGGAAGGAAATAATATGATAGATGTCGGTATAGCGGCATAACAATAAAATTGGAGGTATTAGCATGGATTTCTCTAATAACAAACAACAAAACAAACAATCCATTTCGGCTAAAAGCAATCAAGCCTTTTTAAATTCTTTAGATGATGCAGAAAAAGCATTGGCTGGAGATCCTTTACAAGAAGCTGTCAGAAAGAAAAAAAGCGGGCAACAATATAAATAATCGAAATAAGGAGCTCAGAATTTGAGCTCCTTATAATTTTGAGAATTGTGTCCTTAACTTATTCCAAATGTTTCCGACCCTTTTGCTAAAAAACACTAGACATCCACCAAAAATATTGTTAACCTATTAAAGTTACCCAAGATAACTGTTACCTATGATAACTATTTTAGGAGGTGTTTCTCATAAAGTCTACGCAACAGTTTTTCCATCAACTGATCATGTTGTATCGCCCTTTTGAAAATCGACTTAATGTGCAACTAAGCAAACATAACCTGCATCGGGCACAGTGGACCATCTTGTACTACTTACACAATTATGGCCCTGCAACACATGTAGAGATTTCCCATTACCAAGGTGTAGAGAAGCCCACCATAACTAGGACCTTTACTCGTTTAGAAGAATTAGGTTATGTCGAAAAATCACCAAGTAAGGATAGGCGCGAAAAACGAATGCGGCTTACAGAACATGGTAAAACCGTTTATGAGAATGTCCGTGTTACCATCGATCAATTTGAACAAGAAATTTTGGAAGGAATATCAGAAGAGGAACAATTAGAGATTATCCGGATTATGGAAGAAATCAGAAATAATATTATGAAGTAAGGAGCTAGTTTCGTGAATCAAGCAAAATCTAAATTATGGACAAAAGACTTT
Coding sequences within:
- the sspJ gene encoding small acid-soluble spore protein SspJ produces the protein MDFSNNKQQNKQSISAKSNQAFLNSLDDAEKALAGDPLQEAVRKKKSGQQYK
- a CDS encoding DUF3243 domain-containing protein, yielding MSVLDNFDGWKEFLGSRLQDAQNKGMDGESMNSIATEVGDYLAANVDPKNDEQRLLSDLWNSADENQKQALASTMINLVKNSK
- a CDS encoding MarR family winged helix-turn-helix transcriptional regulator, producing MQLSKHNLHRAQWTILYYLHNYGPATHVEISHYQGVEKPTITRTFTRLEELGYVEKSPSKDRREKRMRLTEHGKTVYENVRVTIDQFEQEILEGISEEEQLEIIRIMEEIRNNIMK
- a CDS encoding DUF378 domain-containing protein; this encodes MDVLKRIALALVIIGAINWGLIGFFQFDLVAAIFGGQAAPLSRVVYALVGISGLFCIGLLFNPVENESTIRGSSIQTNRINYGTEFGEERNFSNEDDPRNKE
- a CDS encoding YugN family protein; translated protein: MIELQTELEGKKTYYRNVLKHSKRLDYTLGGCWDYHKGCLDSILWREAGETIYLRLPFKVLEGELDRPNALIEFEKPYVIKHVVNTGLDKDVNALATVSGFSQFQDPLDQDGRIKDKNEWEENGEQAVDQIVDQVSFL
- a CDS encoding transposase; amino-acid sequence: MRVLLVAGSIATPIIMFYLQKRWIKFRFVFNLAAIISALIFGNIASLSIHQIIKDNMVFMTTIHAIFLNPFFLITGSYIGIYILYRLLRITLEESTGVDL